One genomic region from Chloroflexota bacterium encodes:
- a CDS encoding homoserine kinase yields the protein MSTRFVIHIPATTANLGSGFDCLGLALDLHNTIEVEDAPQLELFIRGEGDTTLPRTAANRVVKAMQRLCDEIGKPLPPVRLCMNNLIPLARGLGSSSAAAVGGLVAANRLHGNPLGPEQLLALAVELEGHPDNVAPALLGGMCVVNMTEGRSVAVSFAWPAQLQVVVYVPDASLSTAKARGVLPNMITRGDAVFNVGRAALWVAAIAQQRYDLIQLATQDRLHQPYRASLVRGFDAICAAAVRAGALGAFLSGAGSSMAAIVMGNADAVADAMRQTAQGAGQPGRAVVLNGSPHGVRIELA from the coding sequence TTGTCCACACGGTTCGTCATCCACATTCCTGCCACAACAGCCAATCTGGGCTCGGGCTTTGATTGCCTGGGCCTCGCACTCGATCTGCATAATACCATCGAAGTCGAAGACGCGCCCCAGTTGGAGTTATTTATCCGGGGCGAAGGCGATACCACGCTGCCGCGTACCGCCGCAAATCGTGTCGTGAAGGCGATGCAGCGGCTGTGCGACGAAATTGGCAAGCCGCTGCCGCCGGTGCGGCTCTGCATGAACAATCTGATTCCGCTGGCGCGTGGGCTGGGCAGCAGTTCGGCCGCCGCCGTGGGCGGCCTCGTGGCGGCGAACCGGCTGCATGGCAACCCGCTGGGGCCAGAGCAACTGCTGGCGCTGGCCGTCGAGTTGGAAGGGCATCCCGACAATGTCGCGCCGGCGTTGCTGGGCGGGATGTGCGTCGTCAACATGACCGAGGGGCGCTCGGTCGCGGTCAGCTTCGCCTGGCCCGCGCAGTTGCAGGTGGTGGTCTACGTGCCCGACGCCTCGCTTTCTACCGCGAAGGCGCGCGGGGTGCTGCCGAACATGATCACGCGCGGCGACGCCGTGTTCAACGTGGGACGCGCCGCACTCTGGGTTGCGGCCATTGCACAGCAACGCTACGACCTGATACAACTGGCGACGCAGGACCGCCTGCACCAGCCGTATCGCGCGTCACTGGTGCGCGGCTTTGACGCCATCTGCGCGGCCGCCGTGCGCGCCGGCGCGCTGGGCGCGTTCCTGAGCGGGGCCGGGTCGAGCATGGCCGCGATCGTCATGGGTAACGCGGATGCCGTCGCAGACGCGATGAGACAAACGGCGCAGGGCGCCGGCCAGCCGGGCCGGGCGGTGGTGCTGAATGGTAGTCCGCACGGCGTGCGCATCGAGTTGGCATAA
- a CDS encoding beta-galactosidase: MSRRRLALLVITLLAVVVFVSPPQPLVYVGPQQIVNTNNPKAGVHTRLTDEVEEWKIQRSLQMVREMGAPWVVEYFPWAYSEPRRGVYDFRHADTVVNHARAQGLTVIARIDLVPDWARPINTPSQLLGGERFADYASFVAEFARHFRGRVQYIQIWNEPNLTNEWGGRAPDPAAYTRLLKLAYRRIKEANPDAVVLAGALSPTLESDGVRAMDDLHYLLAMYAEGARDSFDALAIHAYGRKSPADEPPAIAAINFRRAELLRDIMVQNGDEDKAAFVTEGGWNDHPRWAYAVSPSQRVQYTLDAYQIALRDWAWCRMFAPWAFRFPAEQHSVQDYFSFVTPQFLPKPIYDAVKRANTGAP; encoded by the coding sequence ATGAGCCGCCGGCGCTTGGCGCTACTGGTCATTACCCTGCTGGCCGTCGTCGTTTTCGTTTCGCCCCCGCAACCGCTCGTCTACGTCGGTCCGCAGCAGATAGTCAACACGAACAACCCCAAGGCTGGCGTCCACACGCGCCTGACGGACGAGGTGGAAGAGTGGAAGATTCAACGCTCGCTGCAAATGGTGCGCGAGATGGGCGCGCCGTGGGTTGTCGAGTACTTTCCCTGGGCGTATTCGGAGCCGCGTCGCGGCGTCTACGACTTCCGCCACGCGGACACGGTCGTGAACCACGCGCGGGCGCAGGGCCTGACGGTTATCGCGCGCATCGATCTGGTGCCCGACTGGGCGCGACCGATCAACACACCATCGCAGTTGCTGGGCGGCGAGCGCTTCGCCGACTACGCGAGCTTTGTCGCCGAGTTTGCGCGCCACTTTCGCGGGCGCGTCCAGTACATCCAGATCTGGAACGAGCCGAACCTGACGAACGAGTGGGGCGGGCGCGCGCCGGACCCGGCCGCCTATACGCGCCTGCTCAAGCTGGCGTACCGGCGTATCAAAGAAGCTAACCCGGACGCCGTGGTGCTGGCCGGCGCGCTGTCGCCGACGCTGGAGAGTGACGGCGTGCGCGCGATGGACGACCTGCACTATCTGCTCGCCATGTACGCCGAGGGCGCGCGCGACTCATTCGATGCGCTGGCGATCCACGCCTACGGCCGCAAGTCGCCGGCCGATGAGCCGCCGGCGATCGCGGCGATCAATTTCCGGCGCGCCGAACTGCTGCGCGACATTATGGTGCAGAACGGCGACGAAGACAAAGCTGCCTTCGTCACCGAAGGCGGCTGGAACGATCACCCGCGCTGGGCCTATGCGGTCAGCCCGTCCCAGCGCGTGCAGTACACGCTGGATGCGTACCAGATCGCCCTGCGCGATTGGGCCTGGTGCCGCATGTTTGCGCCGTGGGCGTTCCGCTTTCCGGCCGAGCAGCACAGCGTGCAGGACTACTTCAGCTTCGTGACCCCGCAGTTCCTGCCCAAACCGATTTACGATGCCGTGAAACGGGCCAACACCGGCGCGCCATAA